Below is a window of bacterium DNA.
CGACCGCGAAGACGGTGACGAGCGAGAAGCCGACGGCGGCGAGGGCGGCGAAGCGCCGCGAGCGTCCGGGCAGCGCCGCGAGGCCGCGCGCCGCCAGCAGGGCGATCATCGGGAAGGCCGGCAGCAGGTAGCGCGAGCGCCGCACGCCCAGTGCCAGGAGCACCAGCGGCACCGCCGCGGCAACGAGGATGCGCCGGTCGCGCTCGCGCCACCCGCGCCAGAGCGCCGCGAGCGCGGCGCCCGCCAGCAGCGGGTGCGCCTGGAAGAGGAAGGTCGACGGGTAGCCCTCGACCCAGCGGCGCAGCCCCTCCCACTGGAAGCTCGAGAGCAGCGCCAGCTGGCGCTGGACGAGCCCCGGCCTGGCAAGCGCGAAGAGCGCCGGCGCCAGCGCCGCGATCGCGCCGGCGGCCGCCACGCGGGCGACCGCCGCACGCCCCCGTCGCGGCGCCTCCAGCAGGAGCACGGCCGCGCCGGCCGCGCCCAGGAGCACCCAGGTGGAGTACTTGACGAGGAGCGCCGCGGCCAGGGCGAGGGCCGCCGCGAGCAGGCGCGGCGCCCCGCCGCGAGCGACCAGGGCGAGCAGCGCCCAGACGGCGACCGTCACCGCGGCCATCGCCGGCACGTCGGCCATGAGCAGCGGCACGTTCACGAGCAGACAGGGCGCCGCCAGCAGCAGGAGGGCGGCCCCGGCGCCGGTGGCCGCGTCCCAGAGGAGGGAGCCGATGCGTGCCGTCGCGCAGGCGGTGGCCGCGAACAGCGCTGCCGTGACGATCTGGGAGACCCAGCGGTGTTCGCCGATCAGCGAGAACATCGTTCCGTACAGCAACCCCGGCAGCGGCAGGTCGGTCCAGGCGGGCAGCGCCGTGCCCCAGCCCCGGAAGAACGCGCGCGCGCCGTGGAGCGCAAGGTACTTGGCCTCGATGAAGTAGCGCGCCGCGTCGACGATCGCCTCGGGCTCGGCCGCAAGCGCGACGCCGAGCCCGAACGCGGCGAGCGCCACCAGGGGCACGCGCCAGCGCTCCCGCACCTGCCAGCGGCAGAGCAGCCATGCGGCCGCCACGACCGCCAGGTGCAGCGCCCAGAGGCCTGCGAGGCTGCGACCTCCCAGCACCCAGCCCCAGGAGGTGAGGCTGTTGTCATCGAACGACCG
It encodes the following:
- a CDS encoding glycosyltransferase family 39 protein, which encodes MVQPGPETQRDADGGGPPLPSVLAAAVLFPLLVALRSFDDNSLTSWGWVLGGRSLAGLWALHLAVVAAAWLLCRWQVRERWRVPLVALAAFGLGVALAAEPEAIVDAARYFIEAKYLALHGARAFFRGWGTALPAWTDLPLPGLLYGTMFSLIGEHRWVSQIVTAALFAATACATARIGSLLWDAATGAGAALLLLAAPCLLVNVPLLMADVPAMAAVTVAVWALLALVARGGAPRLLAAALALAAALLVKYSTWVLLGAAGAAVLLLEAPRRGRAAVARVAAAGAIAALAPALFALARPGLVQRQLALLSSFQWEGLRRWVEGYPSTFLFQAHPLLAGAALAALWRGWRERDRRILVAAAVPLVLLALGVRRSRYLLPAFPMIALLAARGLAALPGRSRRFAALAAVGFSLVTVFAVDLPFLQWVNTANLRDAGRYLDARGVREAAVAVVPTPGLALNPEVAVPLLDYHTAARVVTLGPAPAPPPPEQLRTSSFRFSWEGALPAWYRSASAPGAGTALVLVSGDPAAPLPAALAERVGSRPPDAVFWRDAVFRFRTLASVWLPRDGR